From one Halosimplex rubrum genomic stretch:
- a CDS encoding class I SAM-dependent methyltransferase codes for MDERVRRTVETYERVADDYADRHGDRSVVAGIVEEFVTAVDRTGDRRRTRGGQTDPTDPPRVLDVGCGPGWESAAFDDAGFDTVPFDLTRSFLDRARERVPDAAPVRGDMRALPVADDGFDGLWACASLLHVPEREVPATLAEFERVLADGGTTLVSLKAAGRPGESVDASPYDDDRRHFERYDPGRARDLFETAGFEVVSVATDGTDADTEGGGTAAEDDWVAVTARSPDSA; via the coding sequence ATGGACGAACGCGTCCGACGCACGGTCGAGACCTACGAGCGCGTCGCGGACGACTACGCCGACCGTCACGGCGACCGCTCGGTCGTCGCCGGCATCGTCGAGGAGTTCGTGACCGCGGTCGACCGAACCGGCGACCGCCGGCGAACCCGCGGCGGCCAAACGGATCCGACCGATCCGCCCCGCGTCCTGGACGTGGGTTGTGGCCCGGGCTGGGAGTCCGCGGCCTTCGACGACGCGGGCTTCGATACTGTGCCGTTCGACCTGACGCGGTCGTTCCTCGACCGGGCCCGCGAACGCGTGCCCGACGCGGCCCCCGTCCGCGGGGACATGCGCGCGCTCCCGGTCGCCGACGACGGCTTCGACGGCCTGTGGGCCTGCGCGTCGCTGTTGCACGTCCCCGAGCGCGAAGTCCCCGCCACCCTCGCCGAGTTCGAGCGGGTGCTCGCCGACGGCGGGACCACGCTCGTCTCGCTCAAGGCCGCGGGCCGTCCGGGCGAGAGCGTCGACGCGAGCCCGTACGACGACGACCGCCGCCACTTCGAGCGCTACGACCCCGGCCGCGCCCGCGACCTGTTCGAGACTGCGGGCTTCGAGGTCGTCTCGGTCGCGACGGACGGGACCGACGCCGACACCGAGGGGGGCGGTACCGCCGCCGAGGACGACTGGGTCGCCGTGACCGCCCGGTCGCCCGACTCGGCGTGA
- a CDS encoding adenylate kinase: MNPKILILGPPGAGKGTQSERLADEFGVEHVTTGDALRANKEMDISDMDTEYDTPGEYMDRGDLVPDVVVDAMVGEALSDVAGFVLDGYPRNGDQAEALREMTDLDVVLVLDVPEAELVDRLTGRRVCEDCGTNYHVEFNQPEEAGVCDECGGDLYQREDDDEESVRNRLSVYHENTEPVLEIYADHDGYVDIDGDQTPDQVWEDVRAAVEAEA, from the coding sequence ATGAACCCGAAGATCCTGATTCTCGGTCCGCCAGGTGCCGGCAAAGGAACGCAGAGCGAGCGCCTCGCCGACGAATTCGGCGTCGAGCACGTCACGACGGGCGACGCGCTGCGGGCGAACAAGGAGATGGACATCAGCGACATGGACACCGAATACGACACGCCCGGCGAGTACATGGACCGGGGCGACCTGGTCCCGGACGTGGTCGTCGACGCGATGGTCGGCGAGGCGCTCTCGGACGTCGCGGGGTTCGTCCTCGACGGCTACCCGCGCAACGGCGACCAGGCCGAGGCCCTGCGCGAGATGACCGACCTCGATGTCGTGCTCGTCCTCGACGTACCCGAGGCGGAACTGGTCGACCGGCTCACCGGTCGCCGAGTCTGCGAGGACTGCGGCACCAACTACCACGTCGAGTTCAACCAGCCCGAGGAGGCGGGCGTCTGCGACGAGTGCGGCGGCGACCTCTACCAGCGCGAGGACGACGACGAGGAGTCCGTGCGCAACCGGCTGTCGGTGTATCACGAGAACACCGAGCCCGTGCTGGAGATCTACGCCGACCACGACGGCTACGTCGATATCGACGGCGACCAGACCCCCGATCAGGTCTGGGAAGACGTGCGAGCGGCCGTCGAGGCCGAGGCGTGA
- a CDS encoding DUF106 domain-containing protein, with protein sequence MARTAEKAASLADESQSMADAMARVLAVADDRGTVQWSDVSDDITSGEWGRLIEQGILVDVDGEGFVVDDPEGVRDALGDDAPDDIGSSGTSTGGSTSGGSGSTSSSGGSTADDDEGGWSRWDKMAAVATIALFLGYSQAPIRNTVGEVIDIGLGPLADVLPFYIMILVLATFTGFSSTVLQGKLMNMDKMGEYQERMQEIQERRKDAKERGDDEALEEIQEEQMEAMGDQLGMFKEQFRPMVWIMLVNIPVFLWIYFMVQTPEMVAGAGPVMVLPLIGEIATWGERIGPMWAWIVWYFVCSMSFTQIVRKALDVQTTPSTS encoded by the coding sequence ATGGCACGGACGGCAGAAAAGGCGGCGTCGCTGGCCGACGAGAGCCAGTCGATGGCCGACGCGATGGCGCGCGTGCTCGCGGTCGCCGACGACCGGGGCACCGTCCAGTGGAGCGATGTCAGCGACGACATCACCAGCGGCGAATGGGGCCGGCTCATCGAGCAGGGCATCCTCGTCGACGTCGACGGCGAGGGGTTCGTCGTCGACGACCCCGAGGGCGTCCGCGACGCGCTCGGTGACGACGCGCCCGACGACATCGGCTCCTCCGGCACGTCGACCGGCGGTTCGACCTCGGGCGGCTCCGGATCGACGAGTTCGTCGGGCGGGTCTACCGCGGACGACGACGAGGGCGGGTGGTCCCGCTGGGACAAGATGGCGGCGGTCGCGACGATCGCCCTGTTCCTGGGCTACTCGCAGGCGCCGATCCGCAACACCGTCGGCGAAGTGATCGACATCGGCCTCGGACCGCTCGCGGACGTGTTGCCCTTCTACATCATGATCCTCGTGCTCGCGACGTTCACCGGCTTCAGCTCGACGGTGCTGCAGGGCAAGCTGATGAACATGGACAAGATGGGCGAGTACCAGGAGCGCATGCAGGAGATCCAGGAGCGCCGCAAGGATGCCAAAGAGCGCGGCGACGACGAGGCCTTAGAGGAGATCCAGGAGGAGCAGATGGAGGCGATGGGCGACCAGCTCGGCATGTTCAAAGAGCAGTTCCGCCCGATGGTGTGGATCATGCTCGTCAACATCCCCGTGTTCCTCTGGATCTACTTCATGGTCCAGACGCCGGAGATGGTCGCGGGCGCCGGCCCGGTGATGGTCCTCCCGCTCATCGGCGAGATCGCCACGTGGGGCGAGCGCATCGGCCCGATGTGGGCGTGGATCGTCTGGTACTTCGTCTGCTCGATGAGCTTCACCCAGATCGTCCGCAAGGCGCTCGACGTCCAGACGACGCCGTCGACCTCCTGA
- a CDS encoding orc1/cdc6 family replication initiation protein has protein sequence MQEHGDGSAETGDELFQAVEEGGGDSIFANRELLNIDHVPDEARIVGRDEHIRDLANEVGPAVTGSPPNSVILYGKTGSGKSLVANHVMERARTESQRRSNRLATVTVDCAQAKGEADAVQTIATGINSPGTGVDIPTRGISTNEYYNRLWEILDREYDAALITLDEVDRLDDDNVLMLLSRAREAGKVDVPIGIISISNKVNFREQMTERVKSSLGHNEFIFDPYDGEQLRQILENRRDAFCDDVLDAGVIPKTAALAAQRHGDARKAIRLLRHAGDYAKNNGLDEVTEDHLERAQEQAEVERLKELIAGLPPHSKYVLYALANLTANTGPEEDWFRTTVIYDVYQKVCEAEGADDLTTDSIRGLLSELAFLEVTESNQEHGGMGKGTYKEHRLLWEPSVVFKMDPDPAQVDVDR, from the coding sequence ATGCAGGAGCACGGCGACGGGTCGGCGGAGACGGGTGACGAGCTGTTCCAGGCGGTCGAGGAGGGCGGCGGCGACTCCATCTTCGCGAACCGCGAGCTGCTCAACATCGACCACGTCCCCGACGAGGCGCGGATCGTCGGCCGCGACGAACATATCCGCGACCTCGCCAACGAGGTCGGCCCCGCGGTGACGGGGTCGCCGCCCAACTCGGTGATCCTCTACGGGAAGACCGGCTCGGGCAAGTCCCTCGTCGCCAACCACGTCATGGAACGGGCGCGGACGGAGTCTCAGCGGCGCTCCAACCGCCTGGCGACCGTCACGGTCGACTGCGCCCAGGCCAAGGGCGAGGCCGACGCCGTCCAGACCATCGCGACCGGGATCAACTCGCCCGGAACCGGCGTCGACATCCCGACGCGGGGCATCTCGACCAACGAGTACTACAATCGCCTCTGGGAGATCCTTGACCGCGAGTACGACGCCGCGCTCATCACCCTCGACGAGGTCGACCGACTCGACGACGACAACGTCCTCATGCTCCTCTCCCGGGCCCGCGAGGCCGGGAAGGTCGACGTGCCCATCGGCATCATCTCCATCTCGAACAAGGTGAACTTCCGCGAGCAGATGACCGAGCGCGTCAAGAGCAGTCTCGGTCACAACGAGTTCATCTTCGACCCCTACGACGGCGAACAGCTCCGCCAGATCCTCGAGAACCGGCGCGACGCCTTCTGTGACGACGTGCTCGACGCGGGCGTCATCCCGAAGACCGCGGCGCTGGCCGCCCAGCGCCACGGCGACGCCCGCAAGGCCATCCGACTCCTCCGACACGCCGGCGACTACGCCAAGAACAACGGGTTAGACGAGGTGACCGAGGACCACCTCGAACGCGCCCAGGAGCAGGCCGAGGTCGAGCGGCTCAAGGAGCTCATCGCCGGGCTGCCGCCCCACAGCAAGTACGTCCTCTACGCGCTGGCGAACCTCACCGCCAACACCGGCCCCGAGGAGGACTGGTTCCGGACGACCGTCATCTACGACGTCTACCAGAAGGTCTGTGAAGCGGAGGGCGCCGACGACCTGACCACCGACTCCATCCGCGGGCTGCTCAGCGAACTCGCCTTCCTCGAAGTCACCGAGTCCAACCAAGAACACGGCGGCATGGGGAAGGGTACCTACAAGGAACACCGCCTGCTGTGGGAGCCCAGCGTCGTCTTCAAGATGGACCCCGACCCCGCACAGGTCGACGTGGACCGCTGA
- the cmk gene encoding (d)CMP kinase, translating to MLITVSGPAGSGKSTFAAALANALEVDHVSGGDIFREMADERDMSLVAFNELAEEDDQVDRDLDRRLREIADENDDLVLESRLAGWMAGDHADLRIWLDAPMGVRAERIADREDKSVETAREETTARAESEAKRYAEYYDIEIDDRSIYDLVLNTSRWSPAAELEIVLAAVESYDPAEDEGRAPVTGVDYDF from the coding sequence ATGTTGATAACCGTTTCCGGCCCAGCCGGGAGTGGCAAGAGCACGTTCGCCGCCGCGCTGGCGAACGCGCTCGAGGTGGACCACGTCAGCGGCGGCGACATCTTCCGCGAGATGGCCGACGAGCGGGACATGTCGCTGGTCGCGTTCAACGAACTCGCCGAGGAGGACGACCAGGTCGACCGCGATCTCGACCGGCGGCTCCGCGAGATCGCCGACGAGAACGACGACCTCGTCCTCGAATCCCGGCTCGCCGGCTGGATGGCCGGCGACCACGCCGACCTGCGGATCTGGCTCGACGCGCCGATGGGCGTCCGCGCCGAGCGTATCGCCGACCGCGAGGACAAGTCCGTCGAGACCGCCCGCGAAGAGACCACCGCCCGCGCCGAGAGCGAGGCCAAACGCTACGCCGAGTACTACGACATCGAGATCGACGACCGCTCGATCTACGACCTCGTGCTCAACACCTCCCGGTGGAGCCCCGCCGCGGAGCTGGAGATCGTCCTCGCCGCCGTCGAGTCCTACGACCCCGCTGAGGACGAGGGTCGCGCGCCGGTCACCGGCGTGGACTACGATTTCTGA
- a CDS encoding RNA-guided pseudouridylation complex pseudouridine synthase subunit Cbf5, which translates to MSLRGPPDDRSVDDLLEFGVVNLDKPPGPSAHQVAAWVRDMAGVDRAAHAGTLDPKVTGCLPMLLGDATRMAQVFDDSVKEYVAVLELHGPAPADLESVLAEFEGDIYQKPPKKSAVVRRLRSREIYALDALEIEDRQALLRVRCESGTYIRKLCHDLGLALGTGAHMGHLRRTTTGSFDDRELVSLHDLVDALAWADGGDSDPLREVVQPAERALTDLPSATIAESAAREVAEGAPVYAPGLLAVDDVFRGDLVACYTPDEAAVCLATLAGDPEADEGVVLDLERVLV; encoded by the coding sequence ATGTCCCTTCGCGGCCCGCCCGACGACCGGTCAGTCGACGATCTGCTGGAGTTCGGGGTCGTCAACCTCGACAAGCCCCCCGGCCCCTCGGCCCACCAGGTCGCCGCCTGGGTCCGGGACATGGCCGGCGTCGACCGCGCCGCCCACGCCGGCACCCTCGACCCGAAGGTCACCGGCTGTCTCCCGATGCTGCTCGGCGACGCGACCCGGATGGCCCAGGTGTTCGACGACAGCGTCAAGGAGTACGTCGCCGTCCTCGAACTCCACGGCCCCGCGCCCGCCGATCTCGAATCCGTCCTCGCGGAGTTCGAGGGCGATATCTACCAGAAGCCGCCCAAGAAGAGCGCCGTCGTCCGACGGCTGCGATCGCGGGAGATCTACGCCCTCGACGCCCTCGAAATCGAAGACCGCCAGGCGCTCCTGCGGGTTCGCTGCGAGAGCGGGACCTACATTCGGAAGCTCTGTCACGACCTGGGGCTGGCGCTCGGGACCGGCGCGCACATGGGCCACCTCCGCCGGACGACGACGGGTTCGTTCGACGATCGGGAGCTGGTGTCGCTGCACGACCTCGTCGACGCGCTCGCGTGGGCCGACGGCGGCGATTCGGACCCGCTTCGCGAGGTCGTCCAGCCCGCCGAGCGGGCGCTCACGGACCTGCCGAGCGCGACCATCGCCGAGAGCGCCGCCCGGGAGGTCGCCGAGGGCGCGCCCGTCTACGCGCCGGGACTGCTCGCCGTCGACGACGTGTTCCGCGGCGACCTGGTCGCCTGCTACACCCCCGACGAGGCGGCGGTCTGTCTCGCGACGCTCGCGGGCGACCCCGAGGCCGACGAGGGTGTGGTACTCGATCTCGAACGCGTGCTCGTCTGA
- a CDS encoding metallophosphoesterase → MIDLTPDHDDSMPRAARDGVGALDADGPRIVSISDIHGYLDAAWSALTAVGDHPDFDPVVDADADGRLHWAGDDESVLVFNGDLVDRGPDNAAVVELVERLAREAPPGHVRVTLGNHEWGALFRDLVDWDAWFSGSRSDDARRRLCEIIEDGHLVAAYDGYAFTYAHAGRVSDYDAARLNDRFAEAAGELRDAIGTDDDEPTQKRLVDDYREVLGIGRGGGRAFGAGIAWLDFKFLSDDAPLQIVGHTRQEEIVQKGNVVCENVIRANLEGEGGEAVMVETEEELVALERRGNGSVRKRDFEIPSGEWPKS, encoded by the coding sequence ATGATAGATCTCACTCCCGACCACGACGACTCGATGCCCCGCGCCGCTCGCGACGGCGTCGGCGCCCTCGACGCCGACGGCCCACGCATCGTCAGCATCAGCGACATCCACGGCTATCTCGACGCCGCCTGGTCCGCGCTCACGGCCGTCGGCGACCACCCCGACTTCGACCCGGTCGTCGACGCCGACGCGGACGGACGGCTCCACTGGGCCGGCGACGACGAGTCGGTGCTGGTGTTCAACGGCGACCTCGTCGACCGCGGCCCCGACAACGCCGCCGTCGTCGAACTCGTCGAGCGCCTCGCCCGCGAGGCCCCGCCCGGCCACGTCCGCGTCACGCTCGGCAACCACGAGTGGGGCGCTCTCTTCCGGGATCTGGTCGATTGGGACGCCTGGTTCTCCGGCAGTCGGTCCGACGACGCTCGCAGGCGGCTCTGCGAGATAATCGAAGACGGCCACCTCGTCGCCGCCTACGACGGCTACGCGTTCACCTACGCCCACGCCGGCCGCGTCAGCGACTACGACGCCGCCCGACTGAACGACCGCTTCGCCGAGGCCGCCGGAGAGCTCCGCGACGCGATCGGCACCGACGACGACGAACCGACCCAGAAGCGCCTCGTCGACGACTACCGGGAAGTGCTCGGTATCGGCCGCGGCGGCGGCCGCGCCTTCGGCGCCGGCATCGCCTGGCTCGACTTCAAGTTCCTGAGCGACGACGCGCCGCTCCAGATCGTGGGCCACACGCGCCAAGAGGAGATCGTGCAGAAGGGCAACGTCGTCTGTGAGAACGTGATCCGCGCGAACCTGGAGGGAGAAGGTGGGGAGGCCGTGATGGTCGAGACCGAGGAGGAGTTGGTGGCGCTAGAACGGCGTGGGAACGGGAGTGTGCGGAAACGGGACTTCGAGATTCCTAGCGGAGAGTGGCCGAAGTCGTAG
- the uppS gene encoding polyprenyl diphosphate synthase: MDRVRQWARGAYERVLELELSGTPSHVAVIQDGNRRYARQQGDDASDGHRAGAETTEQVLEWSQEAGVDELTLYTFSTENFDRPEEENEALFDLLCEKLREFADADRVHDSEVRIRAIGETQKLPERVRDAVDYAERRTADYDELYLNIALAYGGRAELLSAARDVAREVEDGELGTEDIDVESVEERLYRGPTRDVDLIVRPGGDERTSNFLPWHANGNEAAVYFCTPYWPEFRKVDFLRAIRTYEHREESWRTTRAQRALALVRALGGAEVNDARRVLQRFKDALPSGEREALESETDAEFERTAD; this comes from the coding sequence ATGGACAGAGTGCGGCAGTGGGCGCGCGGTGCGTACGAGCGGGTGCTCGAACTGGAGCTGTCGGGGACGCCCAGTCACGTCGCCGTCATCCAGGACGGAAATCGGCGATACGCGCGACAGCAGGGCGACGACGCCTCCGACGGCCACCGCGCGGGCGCGGAGACGACCGAGCAAGTGCTGGAGTGGTCGCAGGAGGCCGGCGTCGACGAACTGACGCTGTACACCTTCTCGACGGAGAACTTCGATCGTCCGGAGGAGGAGAACGAGGCGCTGTTCGATCTGCTGTGCGAGAAGCTCCGCGAGTTCGCCGACGCCGACCGCGTCCACGATTCGGAGGTCCGCATCCGCGCGATCGGCGAAACGCAGAAGCTGCCCGAGCGAGTGCGCGACGCCGTCGACTACGCCGAGCGCCGCACGGCCGACTACGACGAACTCTACCTGAACATCGCTCTCGCCTACGGCGGTCGCGCCGAGTTGCTCTCGGCTGCCCGCGATGTCGCACGCGAGGTTGAGGACGGCGAACTCGGTACCGAAGATATCGACGTCGAGTCGGTCGAGGAGCGCCTCTACAGGGGACCGACTCGCGATGTCGACCTGATCGTCCGCCCCGGCGGCGACGAGCGCACGTCGAACTTCCTGCCGTGGCACGCCAACGGCAACGAGGCGGCCGTCTACTTCTGCACGCCCTACTGGCCGGAGTTCCGGAAGGTGGACTTCTTGCGGGCGATCCGGACCTACGAACACCGCGAGGAGTCCTGGCGGACGACTCGCGCCCAGCGGGCGCTCGCGCTCGTCCGCGCGCTCGGCGGCGCCGAGGTCAACGACGCCCGGCGCGTCCTCCAGCGGTTCAAGGACGCGCTCCCGAGCGGCGAACGCGAGGCGCTCGAATCCGAGACCGACGCCGAGTTCGAACGCACGGCCGACTGA
- a CDS encoding mechanosensitive ion channel family protein → MLQATPVDAARSFLTGFDTLGARIGVTALLLLVVASFGWLVLPRLVEGIQDSALQWAVSGAILRAAQLLLLVGGGLSLLYLWGFGPTLATISEEVTNDSELQTLGRTLGSVVVFFAAYAVARYLSNAVANLSRHADWLTDHQEEILLRTAQLFLFGFAGVVILGIWDTNLGGLLVGAGFLGIVVGFAARQTLGSLIAGFVLMFSRPFTIGDWVEIGGEEGIVTDITIFHTRLENFDGEFVIIPNDRVSDRPITNRSQKGLLRIRADVSVDYETDPDRAKQVAIEAISNCSEVVDAPPPQVFPKEFGDSAVVLEMRFWIDHPTPPRKWKAVSAVVTSVKSAFEDEGIKIPFPQRELTGRAEAGGFHVHDRDGPAANAGEAEARGND, encoded by the coding sequence ATGTTACAGGCGACGCCGGTCGACGCCGCCCGGTCGTTCCTCACCGGGTTCGACACGCTCGGGGCCCGGATCGGCGTCACCGCGTTGCTGCTCCTCGTCGTCGCGAGCTTCGGCTGGCTGGTCCTCCCGCGGCTCGTAGAGGGGATCCAGGACTCCGCGCTGCAGTGGGCCGTCAGCGGTGCGATCCTGCGTGCCGCCCAGCTCTTGCTGCTCGTCGGCGGCGGCCTCTCGCTGCTGTATCTCTGGGGGTTCGGGCCGACGCTGGCGACCATCTCCGAAGAGGTCACCAACGACTCGGAACTCCAAACGCTCGGGCGGACGCTGGGTTCGGTAGTCGTCTTCTTCGCCGCGTACGCGGTCGCCCGGTACCTCTCGAACGCCGTCGCCAACCTGAGCCGTCACGCCGACTGGCTGACCGACCACCAGGAGGAGATCCTCCTGCGGACCGCCCAGCTGTTCCTGTTCGGGTTCGCCGGGGTCGTCATCCTGGGGATCTGGGACACCAACCTCGGCGGCCTCCTCGTCGGCGCCGGGTTCCTCGGCATCGTCGTCGGCTTCGCCGCCCGACAGACGCTGGGCTCGCTCATCGCCGGGTTCGTCCTGATGTTCTCCCGCCCGTTCACCATCGGCGACTGGGTGGAGATCGGCGGCGAGGAGGGCATCGTCACCGACATCACCATCTTCCACACCCGCCTGGAGAACTTCGACGGCGAGTTCGTCATCATCCCCAACGACCGCGTCTCCGACCGGCCGATCACGAACCGGAGCCAAAAGGGGCTGTTGCGCATCCGCGCCGACGTGAGCGTCGACTACGAGACCGACCCCGACCGCGCCAAACAGGTCGCCATCGAAGCCATCTCGAACTGCAGCGAAGTCGTCGACGCCCCGCCGCCACAGGTGTTCCCCAAGGAGTTCGGCGACTCGGCGGTCGTCCTCGAGATGCGCTTCTGGATCGACCACCCCACCCCGCCGCGCAAGTGGAAGGCCGTCTCCGCCGTCGTCACCTCCGTCAAGTCGGCCTTCGAGGACGAGGGGATCAAGATCCCCTTCCCCCAGCGGGAACTCACCGGCCGCGCCGAGGCCGGCGGCTTCCATGTCCACGACCGTGACGGGCCGGCCGCCAACGCCGGCGAAGCGGAAGCGCGCGGGAACGACTGA
- the pdxS gene encoding pyridoxal 5'-phosphate synthase lyase subunit PdxS → MTDETDLEELRRGTDLVKRGFAKMQKGGVIMDVVNREQARIAEDVGAVAVMNLEAVPADIRKRGGVARMADPASLEGVIDEVSIPVMGKARIGHTKEAQILEAAGADMVDESEVLTPADDKYHIDKRDFTAPFVCGARNLGEALRRIDEGAAMIRTKGEAGTGDVNQAVHHQRSIKGAIRKLEGASHEEREKWAREHEAPAELVHETAEMGRLPVVNFAAGGIATPADAALMMHHGCDGIFVGSGIFGAEDPEAMGTAIVEAVNNWDDPETLVEITSNIGAGMKGDANVDLPEEEKMQGRGV, encoded by the coding sequence TCCGCCGCGGGACCGACCTGGTCAAGCGCGGGTTCGCGAAGATGCAGAAGGGCGGCGTCATCATGGACGTCGTGAACCGCGAGCAGGCCCGCATCGCCGAGGACGTGGGCGCCGTCGCGGTGATGAACCTCGAAGCCGTCCCCGCCGACATCCGCAAGCGCGGCGGCGTCGCCCGCATGGCCGACCCCGCCTCGCTCGAGGGCGTCATCGACGAAGTCTCCATCCCCGTCATGGGCAAGGCCCGCATCGGCCACACCAAGGAGGCCCAGATCCTCGAGGCCGCCGGCGCCGACATGGTCGACGAGAGCGAAGTGCTCACCCCCGCCGACGACAAGTACCACATCGACAAGCGCGACTTCACCGCGCCGTTCGTCTGCGGCGCCCGCAACCTCGGCGAGGCGCTGCGCCGCATCGACGAGGGCGCGGCGATGATCCGGACGAAGGGCGAGGCCGGCACCGGCGACGTGAACCAGGCCGTCCACCACCAGCGGTCGATTAAGGGCGCCATCCGGAAACTGGAAGGTGCGAGCCACGAGGAGCGCGAGAAGTGGGCCCGCGAGCACGAGGCGCCCGCCGAACTCGTCCACGAGACCGCCGAGATGGGCCGGCTGCCGGTCGTCAACTTCGCCGCCGGCGGCATCGCGACGCCCGCCGACGCGGCGCTGATGATGCACCACGGCTGCGACGGCATCTTCGTCGGCTCCGGTATCTTCGGCGCCGAGGACCCCGAGGCGATGGGCACCGCCATCGTCGAGGCCGTCAACAACTGGGACGACCCCGAGACCCTCGTCGAGATCACCTCGAACATCGGCGCCGGCATGAAGGGCGACGCCAACGTCGACCTGCCCGAAGAAGAGAAGATGCAGGGCCGCGGCGTCTGA